A region from the Vanessa tameamea isolate UH-Manoa-2023 chromosome 3, ilVanTame1 primary haplotype, whole genome shotgun sequence genome encodes:
- the LOC135193910 gene encoding uncharacterized protein LOC135193910, giving the protein MAEWQVDLAVACEPYFVPPLPHWLGDSDDTVAVLTRSGTGPPLSLIERGSGYVVVGWGEYVVVGTYFSPNRSLAEFETYLGLVRAAVARQSPKPIMVLGDLNAKSRAWGNPATNPRGRAVQVWALLSDLSLLNRGQVHTCVRHQGGSVVDVSFATPVVARRVVDWRVEEEVETLSDHRD; this is encoded by the exons atggcggagtggcaggtAGACCTGGCGGTGGCCTGCGAGCCCTATTTCGTCCCTCCCCTACCTCACTGGCTGGGGGACTCGGACGACACCGTGGCGGTCCTCACGAGGAGCGGAACGGGCCCTCCCCTCTCACTCATCGAGAGGGGCTCGGGCTACGTAGTGGTGGGGTGGGGGGAGTACGTCGTCGTCGGTACGTACTTCTCCCCTAACCGCAGCCTGGCTGAGTTCGAGACTTATCTCGGCTTAGTCAGAGCTGCGGTGGCCAGGCAGTCGCCGAAACCGATAATGGTTCTCGGCGACTTAAACGCGAAGTCGCGTGCCTGGGGCAACCCCGCCACGAATCCGCGAGGGAGGGCCGTCCAGGTGTGGGCCCTGCTCTCCGACCTGTCCCTTCTCAACAGGGGGCAGGTTCACACCTGCGTGCGACATCAGGGGGGTTCCGTGGTGGACGTTTCGTTCGCCACCCCTGTCGTAGCACGCAGAGTGGTCGATTGGAGAGTGGAGGAAGaggtggagactctatcggatcaccg TGATTGA